The following proteins are co-located in the Apium graveolens cultivar Ventura chromosome 5, ASM990537v1, whole genome shotgun sequence genome:
- the LOC141661798 gene encoding paired amphipathic helix protein Sin3-like 2 isoform X1, which yields MKRLRDDYVNSPVKKPFASSPVESYGQPQIAAGGSSGGGGASEGGGGGGAVAVQKLTTDGGGGSGTGTGAAQKLTTNDALAYLKQVKDMFQDKREKYDNFLDVMKDFKAQRIDTAGVIATVKELFKGHNNLIFGFNTFLPKGYEITVIEEEDAPPKRSIEFEEAISFVNKIKTRFQDDDHVYKSFLDILNMYRKEHKGIDEVYYEVAALFNDHPDLLDEFIRFLPDASAVASEHKATLGRQQLHLYEERTPATVPLLGTHMDKQRFRRERIVAPQTQRNLSVERSNIDDDKTMIKLHKEHKKSVEKDDRHRRHPDHDMHRPSEKRKSARKVDNFGGVSVLGPYDDKDALRSMYKQEFAFCHKVKERLRNPDDYQAFLKCLHIFSTEIITREELQGLVADLLGKYPDLMEGFNEFLERCEGVDGFLHGVMSKTEHFWNEGHDSKGVKIEDKDNEQRRDLDAAKEKDRFKEKYWGKSIQELDLSNCQRCTTSYRRLPEDYPIPLASQRSELGAQVLNDKWVSVTSGSEDYSFKHMRRNQYEESLFRCEDDRFELDMLLESVNSTAKRAEELLSNIKNNSVSLGSQFRMEDHFTALNLRCIERIYGDHGLDTLDILRKNPSHSLYVILTRLQQKQEEWSKCRSDFNKVWADIYAKNHYKSLDHRSFYFKQQDSKNLSTKSLVAEIKELKDKRQQEDNVLLSIAAGCKHPIIPNLVFDYADKGIHEDYYKLIKYSCDEICTSKEQVNKAMRLWCTLLESMLNVPSRPPGSEDSEVASVSKHHGIKSAGTSVRGREENLVADAAPMNVKQLKSLSNGDKVAFDRLASSDAAIRDDKTPPRVGMELGRDATERPTNHATENRHGVACTIGNVPLMECSDVSRPVPEVNGPLTQGTSVHKDSENTVDPSKVEKEEGELSPNGDFEEDNFAAYGGSNLSLDAKKSVETTRYQAGTSRDISCHDNGGENDADADEEVSENVSEVGEDVSGSESVADECSREEQEEEDEELDEDGKAESECEAEVLDNVLNGDGLSLPPSERFLLTTKPLAKHVVSTLHDNEKNSRVFYGNDAFYVLFRLHQILYERLLFAKQQSSFAEMKRGNGIDTGPDLYARFMKALYDLLDGSSDNAKFEDDCRAIIGNQSYVLFTLDKLIYKLVKQLQTVASDEMDNKLLQLYEYEQSRQPEKYVDSVYYENAHVLLHEENIYRFECTSVPSQLLIQLMDDGNEKPEVVAVSVDPNFATYFHKEFLSVIPNRKESFSIMLQRNKCKNLDPDNSSAICVAMKGARVINGLECKMACTSSKISYVLDTEDFFSRKRTNIGKSFTLLHKDEAKVHKFHQFLSALI from the exons ATGAAGCGATTGAGAGATGATTATGTCAACTCACCTGTTAAGAAGCCTTTTGCTTCTTCTCCTGTAGAATC TTATGGGCAACCTCAAATTGCTGCTGGAGGCAGCAGTGGCGGCGGTGGTGCCAGTGAAGGTGGTGGTGGAGGAGGTGCTGTCGCAGTACAGAAACTCACAACTGATGGCGGAGGAGGTTCAGGTACAGGTACTGGTGCTGCACAGAAACTCACAACTAATGATGCTTTAGCTTATTTGAAGCAAGTCAAGGACATGTTTCAAGATAAGCGGGAGAAATATGATAATTTTCTTGACGTGATGAAAGACTTCAAGGCTCAACG AATTGACACCGCCGGTGTCATTGCAACAGTGAAAGAATTATTTAAAGGGcataataatttaatttttggTTTTAATACCTTCTTGCCCAAAGGCTATGAAATTACTGTAATCGAGGAGGAAGATGCCCCACCTAAGAGATCCATTGAGTTTGAAGAGGCCATAAGCTTTGTAAACAAGATAAAG ACGCGTTTTCAAGATGATGATCATGTGTACAAATCCTTTTTGGACATATTGAATATGTATCGGAAGGAGCATAAGGGTATTGATGAGGTCTACTACGAG GTTGCTGCCCTTTTCAATGATCACCCGGACTTGCTTGATGAGTTCATAAGATTTTTACCCGATGCTTCAGCAGTGGCATCAGAACATAAGGCTACACTTGGCAGGCAACAGTTGCATCTGTATGAGGAGCGGACTCCTGCCACGGTGCCATTACTGGGTACACACATGGACAAG CAACGCTTTCGACGAGAGAGGATCGTTGCTCCTCAAACACAACGCAATTTAAGTGTTGAACGCTCTAATATTGATGACGATAAAACTATGATCAAGTTGCATAAAGAGCATAAAAAGTCTGTTGAAAAGGACGACAGGCATAGGAGACACCCTGATCATGACATGCATCGTCCATCTGAAAAACGGAAATCTGCTCGGAAGGTAGATAACTTTGGAGGTGTTTCAGTTTTAGGACCGTATGATGACAAAGATGCTTTAAGAA GCATGTACAAACAAGAGTTTGCATTTTGTCATAAGGTGAAAGAGAGGCTACGAAATCCAGATGATTACCAGGCATTTCTGAAGTGTCTTCACATTTTTAGCACCGAAATAATTACAAGAGAGGAATTACAAGGCTTG GTTGCAGATTTACTTGGAAAATACCCAGATCTTATGGAAGGGTTCAACGAATTCTTGGAGCGCTGCGAGGGAGTTG ATGGATTTCTTCATGGTGTAATGAGCAAAA CAGAACATTTCTGGAATGAAGGGCATGATTCGAAAGGGGTGAAGATAGAAGACAAAGACAATGAGCAAAGGCGTGACCTTGATGCTGCTAAAGAAAAGGATAGATTTAAAGAGAAGTACTGGGGGAAATCTATACAAGAGCTTGATCTCTCCAACTGTCAGCGTTGCACTACTAGTTATAGGCGACTTCCTGAAGAT TATCCAATACCATTAGCAAGCCAGAGATCAGAGTTAGGAGCACAGGTATTAAATGATAAATGGGTATCTGTGACTTCAGGTAGTGAGGATTACTCATTCAAGCATATGCGCAGAAATCAGTATGAAGAAAGTCTGTTTAGATGTGAAGATGATAG GTTTGAGCTAGACATGCTCCTGGAATCTGTAAATTCCACTGCTAAGCGCGCTGAGGAGCTACTGAGTAACATAAAAAATAATTCTGTCAGTTTAGGTAGCCAATTCCGCATGGAAGACCACTTCACAG CTCTTAATCTGAGGTGTATAGAACGCATATATGGTGATCACGGCCTGGATACCTTGGATATTTTACGCAAAAACCCTTCACATTCACTGTATGTAATTTTGACCCGCCTACAACAGAAGCAGGAGGAGTGGTCAAAGTGTCGTTCAGATTTTAACAAGGTTTGGGCAGACATATACGCTAAGAATCACTACAAGTCACTGGATCATCGGAGTTTTTACTTCAAGCAACAAGATTCAAAGAACCTAAGCACTAAAT CCTTAGTAGCCGAAATCAAAGAACTCAAGGATAAAAGGCAGCAAGAGGATAATGTGCTTCTCAGTATTGCTGCTGGGTGCAAACATCCTATCATTCCTAATCTTGTGTTTGACTACGCTGATAAGGGTATTCATGAAGACTATTACAAACTGATCAAGTATTCATGTGACGAGATTTGCACATCTAAAGAGCAAGTAAATAAAGCCATGAGGCTCTGGTGTACATTATTGGAGTCGATGCTAAATGTTCCTTCTCGTCCTCCTGGTTCCGAAGATTCTGAAGTTGCTTCAGTATCTAAGCATCATGGAATAAAAAGTGCTGGAACGAGCGTCAGAGGAAGAGAGGAAAATCTTGTTGCTGATGCGGCACCCATGAATGTCAAACAATTAAAGTCTTTATCTAATGGAG ATAAAGTGGCTTTTGACCGTCTTGCCAGCTCTGATGCAGCAATTAGAGATGACAAAACACCTCCCAGAGTTGGTATGGAATTAG GACGTGATGCAACAGAGAGGCCTACAAACCATGCAACAGAAAATAGGCATGGAGTTGCTTGCACTATTGGGAATGTACCTTTGATGGAG TGTTCTGATGTTTCAAGACCAGTTCCTGAAGTGAATGGACCTCTGACACAGGGTACTAGTGTACACAAAGACAGCGAAAATACAGTCGATCCTTCTAAAGTTGAGAAAGAAGAGGGTGAGTTGTCACCTAATGGTGATTTTGAAGAGGATAATTTTGCTGCCTATGGTGGTTCCAATCTCTCTCTCGATGCAAAAAAAAGTGTTGAAACTACACGCTATCAGGCTGGGACTAGTAGAGATATTTCTTGTCATGATAATGGAGGAGAAAATGATGCAGATGCAGATGAGGAGGTCAGTGAAAATGTTTCAGAGGTTGGAGAAGATGTTTCAGGAAGTGAATCTGTTGCCGATGAATGCTCACGCGAAGAGCaggaagaggaagatgaagaACTGGACgaagatggtaaagctgaaagtGAGTGTGAGGCTGAGGTATTAGATAATGTACTTAATGGTGATGGATTATCGTTACCCCCATCTGAACGATTTCTGCTGACCACCAAGCCACTGGCGAAACATGTTGTATCCACATTACATGATAATGAGAAGAATTCTCGGGTGTTTTACGGAAATGATGCATTTTATGTTCTTTTCAGGCTACACCAA ATTTTGTATGAAAGACTATTATTTGCCAAACAACAATCATCCTTTGCTGAAATGAAAAGGGGAAACGGCATAGATACCGGTCCTGACCTTTATGCCAG ATTTATGAAAGCATTGTATGATTTACTTGATGGATCTTCAGATAATGCGAAGTTCGAGGATGATTGTCGAGCCATTATTGGTAATCAGTCTTATGTGCTCTTTACTTTGGACAAGTTGATATATAAACTAGTCAAGCAG CTTCAAACTGTTGCCAGTGATGAGATGGATAATAAGCTTCTCCAGTTGTATGAGTATGAACAATCTCGGCAACCTGAGAAATATGTTGATTCAGTTTACTATGAGAACGCACATGTCCTTCTTCATGAAGAGAACATATATAGATTCGAATGT ACATCTGTGCCATCCCAGTTGCTTATACAGTTGATGGATGATGGAAATGAAAAGCCTGAAGTGGTTGCAGTTTCAGTGGATCCTAATTTTGCAACCTATTTTCATAAAGAGTTTCTGTCGGTTATCCCCAACAGAAAAGAGTCGTTTAGCATCATGTTGCAAAG GAACAAGTGTAAGAATCTGGATCCTGACAATTCTTCTGCTATATGCGTGGCAATGAAAGGTGCAAGGGTGATCAATGGTTTGGAATGCAAGATGGCTTGCACCTCATCCAAG ATTTCCTATGTTCTAGACACAGAAGATTTTTTCTCTCGGAAGAGAACAAATATAGGGAAGTCTTTTACACTGTTGCACAAGGACGAGGCAAAAGTACATAAATTTCACCAATTCTTATCAGCATTGATATAA
- the LOC141661798 gene encoding paired amphipathic helix protein Sin3-like 2 isoform X4, with amino-acid sequence MYKQEFAFCHKVKERLRNPDDYQAFLKCLHIFSTEIITREELQGLVADLLGKYPDLMEGFNEFLERCEGVDGFLHGVMSKTEHFWNEGHDSKGVKIEDKDNEQRRDLDAAKEKDRFKEKYWGKSIQELDLSNCQRCTTSYRRLPEDYPIPLASQRSELGAQVLNDKWVSVTSGSEDYSFKHMRRNQYEESLFRCEDDRFELDMLLESVNSTAKRAEELLSNIKNNSVSLGSQFRMEDHFTALNLRCIERIYGDHGLDTLDILRKNPSHSLYVILTRLQQKQEEWSKCRSDFNKVWADIYAKNHYKSLDHRSFYFKQQDSKNLSTKSLVAEIKELKDKRQQEDNVLLSIAAGCKHPIIPNLVFDYADKGIHEDYYKLIKYSCDEICTSKEQVNKAMRLWCTLLESMLNVPSRPPGSEDSEVASVSKHHGIKSAGTSVRGREENLVADAAPMNVKQLKSLSNGDKVAFDRLASSDAAIRDDKTPPRVGMELGRDATERPTNHATENRHGVACTIGNVPLMECSDVSRPVPEVNGPLTQGTSVHKDSENTVDPSKVEKEEGELSPNGDFEEDNFAAYGGSNLSLDAKKSVETTRYQAGTSRDISCHDNGGENDADADEEVSENVSEVGEDVSGSESVADECSREEQEEEDEELDEDGKAESECEAEVLDNVLNGDGLSLPPSERFLLTTKPLAKHVVSTLHDNEKNSRVFYGNDAFYVLFRLHQILYERLLFAKQQSSFAEMKRGNGIDTGPDLYARFMKALYDLLDGSSDNAKFEDDCRAIIGNQSYVLFTLDKLIYKLVKQLQTVASDEMDNKLLQLYEYEQSRQPEKYVDSVYYENAHVLLHEENIYRFECTSVPSQLLIQLMDDGNEKPEVVAVSVDPNFATYFHKEFLSVIPNRKESFSIMLQRNKCKNLDPDNSSAICVAMKGARVINGLECKMACTSSKISYVLDTEDFFSRKRTNIGKSFTLLHKDEAKVHKFHQFLSALI; translated from the exons ATGTACAAACAAGAGTTTGCATTTTGTCATAAGGTGAAAGAGAGGCTACGAAATCCAGATGATTACCAGGCATTTCTGAAGTGTCTTCACATTTTTAGCACCGAAATAATTACAAGAGAGGAATTACAAGGCTTG GTTGCAGATTTACTTGGAAAATACCCAGATCTTATGGAAGGGTTCAACGAATTCTTGGAGCGCTGCGAGGGAGTTG ATGGATTTCTTCATGGTGTAATGAGCAAAA CAGAACATTTCTGGAATGAAGGGCATGATTCGAAAGGGGTGAAGATAGAAGACAAAGACAATGAGCAAAGGCGTGACCTTGATGCTGCTAAAGAAAAGGATAGATTTAAAGAGAAGTACTGGGGGAAATCTATACAAGAGCTTGATCTCTCCAACTGTCAGCGTTGCACTACTAGTTATAGGCGACTTCCTGAAGAT TATCCAATACCATTAGCAAGCCAGAGATCAGAGTTAGGAGCACAGGTATTAAATGATAAATGGGTATCTGTGACTTCAGGTAGTGAGGATTACTCATTCAAGCATATGCGCAGAAATCAGTATGAAGAAAGTCTGTTTAGATGTGAAGATGATAG GTTTGAGCTAGACATGCTCCTGGAATCTGTAAATTCCACTGCTAAGCGCGCTGAGGAGCTACTGAGTAACATAAAAAATAATTCTGTCAGTTTAGGTAGCCAATTCCGCATGGAAGACCACTTCACAG CTCTTAATCTGAGGTGTATAGAACGCATATATGGTGATCACGGCCTGGATACCTTGGATATTTTACGCAAAAACCCTTCACATTCACTGTATGTAATTTTGACCCGCCTACAACAGAAGCAGGAGGAGTGGTCAAAGTGTCGTTCAGATTTTAACAAGGTTTGGGCAGACATATACGCTAAGAATCACTACAAGTCACTGGATCATCGGAGTTTTTACTTCAAGCAACAAGATTCAAAGAACCTAAGCACTAAAT CCTTAGTAGCCGAAATCAAAGAACTCAAGGATAAAAGGCAGCAAGAGGATAATGTGCTTCTCAGTATTGCTGCTGGGTGCAAACATCCTATCATTCCTAATCTTGTGTTTGACTACGCTGATAAGGGTATTCATGAAGACTATTACAAACTGATCAAGTATTCATGTGACGAGATTTGCACATCTAAAGAGCAAGTAAATAAAGCCATGAGGCTCTGGTGTACATTATTGGAGTCGATGCTAAATGTTCCTTCTCGTCCTCCTGGTTCCGAAGATTCTGAAGTTGCTTCAGTATCTAAGCATCATGGAATAAAAAGTGCTGGAACGAGCGTCAGAGGAAGAGAGGAAAATCTTGTTGCTGATGCGGCACCCATGAATGTCAAACAATTAAAGTCTTTATCTAATGGAG ATAAAGTGGCTTTTGACCGTCTTGCCAGCTCTGATGCAGCAATTAGAGATGACAAAACACCTCCCAGAGTTGGTATGGAATTAG GACGTGATGCAACAGAGAGGCCTACAAACCATGCAACAGAAAATAGGCATGGAGTTGCTTGCACTATTGGGAATGTACCTTTGATGGAG TGTTCTGATGTTTCAAGACCAGTTCCTGAAGTGAATGGACCTCTGACACAGGGTACTAGTGTACACAAAGACAGCGAAAATACAGTCGATCCTTCTAAAGTTGAGAAAGAAGAGGGTGAGTTGTCACCTAATGGTGATTTTGAAGAGGATAATTTTGCTGCCTATGGTGGTTCCAATCTCTCTCTCGATGCAAAAAAAAGTGTTGAAACTACACGCTATCAGGCTGGGACTAGTAGAGATATTTCTTGTCATGATAATGGAGGAGAAAATGATGCAGATGCAGATGAGGAGGTCAGTGAAAATGTTTCAGAGGTTGGAGAAGATGTTTCAGGAAGTGAATCTGTTGCCGATGAATGCTCACGCGAAGAGCaggaagaggaagatgaagaACTGGACgaagatggtaaagctgaaagtGAGTGTGAGGCTGAGGTATTAGATAATGTACTTAATGGTGATGGATTATCGTTACCCCCATCTGAACGATTTCTGCTGACCACCAAGCCACTGGCGAAACATGTTGTATCCACATTACATGATAATGAGAAGAATTCTCGGGTGTTTTACGGAAATGATGCATTTTATGTTCTTTTCAGGCTACACCAA ATTTTGTATGAAAGACTATTATTTGCCAAACAACAATCATCCTTTGCTGAAATGAAAAGGGGAAACGGCATAGATACCGGTCCTGACCTTTATGCCAG ATTTATGAAAGCATTGTATGATTTACTTGATGGATCTTCAGATAATGCGAAGTTCGAGGATGATTGTCGAGCCATTATTGGTAATCAGTCTTATGTGCTCTTTACTTTGGACAAGTTGATATATAAACTAGTCAAGCAG CTTCAAACTGTTGCCAGTGATGAGATGGATAATAAGCTTCTCCAGTTGTATGAGTATGAACAATCTCGGCAACCTGAGAAATATGTTGATTCAGTTTACTATGAGAACGCACATGTCCTTCTTCATGAAGAGAACATATATAGATTCGAATGT ACATCTGTGCCATCCCAGTTGCTTATACAGTTGATGGATGATGGAAATGAAAAGCCTGAAGTGGTTGCAGTTTCAGTGGATCCTAATTTTGCAACCTATTTTCATAAAGAGTTTCTGTCGGTTATCCCCAACAGAAAAGAGTCGTTTAGCATCATGTTGCAAAG GAACAAGTGTAAGAATCTGGATCCTGACAATTCTTCTGCTATATGCGTGGCAATGAAAGGTGCAAGGGTGATCAATGGTTTGGAATGCAAGATGGCTTGCACCTCATCCAAG ATTTCCTATGTTCTAGACACAGAAGATTTTTTCTCTCGGAAGAGAACAAATATAGGGAAGTCTTTTACACTGTTGCACAAGGACGAGGCAAAAGTACATAAATTTCACCAATTCTTATCAGCATTGATATAA